A portion of the Sulfurospirillum diekertiae genome contains these proteins:
- a CDS encoding flagellar hook-length control protein FliK produces the protein MQDILSFIPAPSPITLAPSTNEPIQAESANGAFSESFFSIILSQMTKEGKQVSLSDLEQDAPTTNETNLNLTSTDQKAKSVDEHLLDDLLSVVNALQQNSQTTIFPTLKPSSTLEKILGSETARQDFANVKNVSDLMDLSKKYNLGLEKLSISTENMDSIQKKFPTLAQNNFFDDLKTALNTVQSTQNGETTKAVTTNLMSLLDKQPTTTEIPTVTPSILSELISKEAKPTPTMETTNVTTTDTTTQSNSIVEEPLIVNEKQQNTLAKALQTPQEESTQAAPLETIVQKVANDNEPKKPVTPVQIAEVVTQEESAQIQVATTHVNEVKKEPLVKTAEETTDTALKTVKSDKTISDVASSAEEVTQIQKVVKPEEETPKSEDAPLTVDAKTDGKVTAKQDLATTKAVPVKETLNQFATDLKEKIEAYKPPIMKVELSLSPKNLGDVDVTLLTRGNNLHVNISSTTSTMSLFTQNQNDVKNALINMGFTNLQMNFSDQRNSDQSQQNKEQRSDNSKEFITESSEEETASLEIVIPQYV, from the coding sequence ATGCAAGATATTCTCTCCTTTATTCCAGCTCCAAGCCCTATAACTCTTGCGCCTTCAACAAACGAACCCATTCAAGCAGAGAGTGCCAATGGTGCTTTTTCCGAGAGTTTTTTTTCCATTATTCTAAGTCAAATGACAAAAGAAGGTAAACAAGTTTCACTGAGTGATCTCGAACAAGACGCTCCAACAACAAATGAAACAAATCTCAATCTTACGTCAACAGATCAAAAAGCTAAAAGCGTAGATGAACATCTTTTAGATGACCTTCTCAGTGTTGTGAATGCACTTCAACAAAATTCACAAACAACCATTTTCCCGACACTTAAACCCTCTTCCACCCTTGAAAAAATTCTTGGAAGCGAAACTGCTCGTCAAGATTTTGCCAATGTTAAAAACGTCAGTGATTTGATGGATTTATCCAAAAAATATAATCTTGGATTGGAAAAACTTTCAATTTCAACAGAAAATATGGATAGCATTCAAAAGAAATTCCCAACACTCGCTCAAAATAATTTTTTCGATGATCTTAAAACGGCTCTCAATACAGTTCAAAGTACACAAAATGGTGAAACAACCAAAGCGGTAACAACCAACCTTATGAGCCTTTTAGATAAACAGCCAACAACAACGGAAATCCCAACCGTTACGCCATCTATATTAAGTGAGCTGATTTCAAAAGAGGCAAAACCAACACCTACAATGGAAACTACCAATGTGACCACAACAGATACAACAACACAAAGTAATTCTATTGTCGAAGAGCCCCTTATAGTAAATGAAAAGCAACAGAACACTCTTGCAAAAGCGCTTCAAACTCCACAAGAAGAGAGCACTCAAGCAGCACCTCTTGAAACCATTGTTCAAAAAGTGGCGAATGACAACGAACCCAAAAAGCCCGTAACACCTGTTCAAATAGCAGAGGTAGTCACACAAGAAGAATCTGCACAAATTCAAGTTGCCACTACACATGTTAATGAAGTTAAAAAAGAACCTTTGGTCAAAACAGCCGAAGAGACAACCGATACTGCCCTAAAAACTGTAAAATCTGATAAAACAATCAGTGATGTTGCATCTTCAGCAGAAGAGGTAACACAAATTCAAAAAGTGGTGAAGCCAGAAGAAGAAACACCTAAATCAGAAGATGCCCCACTAACAGTCGATGCTAAAACAGATGGCAAAGTAACCGCAAAACAAGATTTAGCAACCACTAAAGCTGTACCCGTTAAAGAAACTTTGAACCAATTTGCAACGGATCTTAAAGAAAAAATTGAAGCCTATAAACCCCCTATTATGAAGGTAGAACTCTCTTTAAGCCCTAAAAACTTAGGAGATGTTGATGTTACGTTACTCACGCGGGGAAATAATTTACATGTAAACATCTCTTCCACCACGAGTACGATGTCACTGTTTACTCAAAACCAAAATGACGTTAAAAATGCGCTGATTAATATGGGTTTCACTAACCTACAAATGAATTTTAGTGACCAACGAAATAGCGACCAATCACAACAAAACAAAGAACAACGTAGTGATAACTCTAAAGAGTTTATCACGGAATCAAGTGAGGAAGAGACAGCATCTTTAGAAATCGTCATTCCTCAATATGTATAA